The Synergistaceae bacterium genome contains a region encoding:
- a CDS encoding polyphenol oxidase family protein, which yields MKGFVEEQAGGQRWLRLLPPEGAPVADIRLFLRGELLDGAEGRALPMRKRLIPLLGEEFPMIAPRQMHGVTILDSIPENTAGDGDGILLDAYDMEASLRFADCAPVVVAPAASGEGGNERGNKPWVLLMHSGYRGTVQNIVKAGLDAVRRRYGSSAVESSWAWVGPCIGGANYPRDREEWTERGLGAFHPENVRPGSVGTGAEKREKIFFDIAGELRLQLREAGIAEDRIFLSGMDTFLCKDRCYSWRGGDSKDRMFLWCRLTPPER from the coding sequence ATGAAAGGTTTTGTCGAAGAACAGGCCGGCGGACAGAGGTGGCTGAGGCTGCTCCCTCCGGAAGGCGCGCCCGTTGCGGATATACGTCTTTTTCTGAGGGGAGAACTGCTCGACGGGGCTGAGGGACGCGCCCTCCCCATGCGAAAGCGTTTGATTCCCCTGTTGGGGGAGGAGTTTCCCATGATCGCTCCCCGTCAGATGCACGGCGTGACGATACTGGACTCCATCCCGGAAAATACGGCGGGCGATGGAGACGGTATCTTACTGGACGCGTACGATATGGAGGCATCGCTGCGCTTTGCCGACTGCGCCCCCGTGGTGGTGGCTCCGGCAGCTTCCGGCGAAGGCGGAAACGAACGGGGAAATAAACCCTGGGTGCTGCTGATGCATTCCGGTTACAGGGGAACGGTGCAGAACATCGTGAAGGCGGGGTTGGATGCGGTGCGGCGGCGTTACGGCAGTTCCGCGGTGGAGTCGTCCTGGGCCTGGGTGGGACCCTGTATCGGAGGCGCGAATTACCCCAGAGATCGGGAAGAGTGGACGGAACGGGGCCTTGGCGCTTTTCATCCGGAAAACGTTCGCCCGGGGAGCGTTGGGACCGGAGCCGAAAAGCGGGAAAAAATTTTTTTCGACATCGCGGGCGAGCTGCGGCTTCAGCTCCGTGAGGCCGGAATTGCCGAAGATCGCATTTTTCTTTCGGGAATGGATACGTTTCTGTGCAAAGACCGCTGTTATTCCTGGAGGGGCGGAGATTCCAAAGACCGGATGTTTCTCTGGTGCAGGCTCACGCCGCCGGAACGTTGA
- a CDS encoding bifunctional folylpolyglutamate synthase/dihydrofolate synthase: protein MSDSFVELEELIAKHASPGIRPGLDRIMRLLSLLGDPQGAYPAVHVVGTNGKGSTCAMLNSVFREAGRRTALYTSPHLESPGERLLIDGRPLSPIRWKTAAERVLRALSADSTLRSDPPSYFELVTAMAFLLAAEEKTEIAVIEAGLGGRLDATNLLSNVVCSVICSISMDHTEYLGDTLEKIAAEKFAVVRGGTPACFLGDRTELIPLFEEFCARVGAFPFIVGRDALVSPAELSEEGCVFDFSASGLNLPKVRTGLIGGYQVSNAALALLTLSRLRERFPWLSESVIRAGLQKARWPGRFEILSCDGERPILVLDGGHNPDGVEKFAESLASLWGDKKIGIVYGVMKDKDYPACLGILNGLKEKGSAPALYATCVPGMERSLKPGALAEYARQMSWRNEVDAYDDPLDAIDRAREENDVVVVCGSLYLIGWVRPRLRSGGDPTAWRVIAE, encoded by the coding sequence ATGAGTGATTCTTTCGTCGAACTGGAAGAACTCATTGCGAAACACGCCTCGCCGGGGATACGACCGGGGCTGGATCGCATAATGCGGCTTTTGTCTCTTTTGGGCGACCCCCAGGGCGCATATCCCGCGGTCCACGTGGTGGGAACCAACGGCAAGGGTTCCACCTGCGCCATGCTGAATTCCGTGTTTCGGGAGGCCGGACGCAGAACCGCCCTGTATACCAGTCCCCATCTGGAAAGCCCGGGAGAACGCCTTTTGATCGACGGTCGCCCTCTGAGCCCCATCCGCTGGAAGACGGCGGCGGAAAGGGTTCTGAGGGCTCTGAGTGCGGATTCGACGCTGCGTTCGGACCCGCCTTCGTACTTTGAGCTGGTGACGGCGATGGCCTTCCTGCTGGCGGCTGAGGAGAAAACCGAAATCGCGGTGATCGAGGCCGGCCTGGGCGGACGCCTCGACGCGACGAATCTGCTGTCGAACGTGGTCTGCTCCGTTATTTGTTCGATTTCCATGGATCACACCGAGTATCTGGGGGATACCCTTGAAAAAATAGCGGCAGAGAAATTTGCCGTGGTGCGCGGGGGAACTCCCGCCTGCTTTCTTGGAGACCGGACGGAGCTGATCCCGCTCTTTGAGGAATTTTGCGCACGGGTTGGGGCTTTTCCCTTCATCGTGGGAAGAGACGCTCTTGTGAGCCCGGCGGAGCTGTCGGAGGAGGGGTGCGTTTTCGATTTTTCCGCCTCCGGACTGAATCTGCCGAAGGTGCGGACGGGCCTGATCGGAGGGTATCAGGTTTCCAACGCGGCCCTTGCGCTTTTGACGCTTTCCCGCCTGAGAGAGCGATTTCCCTGGCTTTCGGAGTCCGTGATTCGAGCGGGGCTGCAAAAGGCCCGCTGGCCGGGACGCTTCGAAATCCTGTCCTGTGACGGAGAACGCCCGATTCTCGTTCTGGATGGCGGGCACAACCCGGATGGAGTGGAAAAATTCGCCGAAAGCCTCGCTTCGCTGTGGGGCGATAAAAAGATCGGCATTGTCTACGGCGTGATGAAGGACAAGGATTATCCCGCCTGTCTTGGCATCCTGAACGGGCTGAAGGAGAAAGGCTCGGCTCCGGCCCTGTACGCGACCTGTGTTCCCGGAATGGAGCGCAGCCTGAAGCCCGGCGCTTTGGCCGAATATGCCCGTCAGATGTCCTGGCGCAACGAGGTTGACGCGTACGATGACCCTCTCGATGCCATTGACCGGGCCCGGGAAGAAAACGACGTGGTGGTGGTTTGCGGCAGTCTCTACCTGATCGGCTGGGTGCGCCCGAGGCTTCGTTCGGGTGGGGACCCCACCGCCTGGCGGGTGATTGCGGAATGA